The sequence below is a genomic window from Chondrinema litorale.
GCTGTTATTGTTTCTAGAAATATAGATGGTGAAACAAGTGCATTTCCTGCAGTAGAGTTGGTGTATCACGAAGGACAAAATCTAGTAGATTATCTAATTGCACCAGCAGAAATTAAACCTGAGATTGAAACAAGAGCAAAAGAACTGGCTTTAAGCCTGGTTGATAAGTTAAGTTTTGTTGGTTTATTGGCTGTTGAGATGTTCGTAGATCAACAAGAAAATGTATTAATCAACGAGATTGCACCACGCCCTCATAATAGTGGTCATCAAACGATTGAGGCTAATATTACTTCGCAATATGAGCAGCATTTAAGAGCCATTTTAAATCTACCTGCTGGCGATACAGCTTTAATGTGTCCATCTGCAATGGTAAACTTATTAGGTGAGCCGGGTTACGAAGGAGAGGCACATTACGAAGGAATTGAGAAGATTCTTGCTGTTTCAGGAGTTCATGTGCATTTGTATGGTAAGAAAATTACCAAGCCATACAGAAAAATGGGGCATGTTACCATTACAGGTTCTTTTAGAGCTGAGTTAGCAGAAAAAGTGGAGTTGGTAAAGAACTACTGCAAAGTTATCAGTAAGTAAAAATTGTTTACTATATAAATTCATAGCAAAGTCAATTTGGCTTTGCTATTTTTTTTAGGTTCTAACAACCTCTTTCCAAAATTTAAGTATTGGAATTAAGAAGCAGTGACCTTACATCTATCTTGATAATTATATTTAGATAGCTATATTTGATCAGAAATAATTAGAGTATTTTTTATAATTAGCTGAAAACGAACTTACTAAAGGAGAAATATTCTTGTATTTTTAAGCTATGAAGCAAATACCAATCATCCTATTACTTTTCTTATTTACAAATACTTTACTTGCTCAGGAAAATAAAAAAATCGGTATAGTACTGAGTGGTGGTGGTGCTAAAGGGCTCGCACATGTGGGTGTGTTAAAAGCTTTAGAAGAGCACAAAGTACCTGTAGATTATATTGTTGGTACTTCTATGGGGGCTATTGTTGGAGGTTTTTATGCTGCCGGCTATTCAGCAAGTGAGATAGAAGAAATCGTACTTTCAGAAGATTTTCAAGAGTGGTCTTCGGGAAAACTACTAGATAAAAACAAGTATCAGTATGCGATGGAGCCTGATGTGGCTGAAGCGGTTGCATTTTATGTCGATTTAGATTCCAACTTTCAGGCAATTGTAAACTCCAATTTTGTAGATGATGCTTCGCTTAATTTTGCACTGGCGAGGTATCTGTTTAAACCATCAGAAACCTGTAAATTTAATTTCGATAGTCTTGTAATTCCATTTAGAAGTGTAGCAGCAGATATTTTTACACAACAAGCTGTAATCTTAAAAAGTGGATATTTGAATGATGCCGTTCGCGCCTCTATGACTGTGCCCTTATTCTTTAGACCTGTAAAAATTGAAAATAGGTATTTATACGATGGAGGAATTTACAATAACTTCCCAGTTGATGTAATGCGCGACGAGTTTAACCCAGATGTAGTGCTTGGAGTAAATGTTTCATCAAAAGTTTTTAAAGAATATCCTTATGATAATGATGATGCACTGATCTCCAATGCTTTAAAGTACTTTCTACTAGATAATTCAGACCCAGCCTTATTAAATGAAGAAGATGTATTTATTGAGCCTGACTTAGAGAATTATACGGCAACTGATTTTCCAGCAGTAAAAGATTTAATCAAGTTGGGTTATGATGCCACTATGGAAAAAATGGATTCTATTCTGGCTAAAACGGGAGATCAGCAGAGGTTGCCATTTGCTTTAGAAAACCTTAAAAAAAGGGAAGAGGAAGAAGTATTTATTAAGCACATAGATGTTACCGGAATTAACAAAAGGCAACAGGGATTTGTAAAAAATGTAATTAAGAAAAACAGGGAAGACCTCGATAATAAGCAGCTTTTAAAAAGTTATTACAGGTTAATTTCGAATGAATATTTTAGAGATGTTTATCCTTGCTTTGTGAAAAGAGAAGACGATAGCTACGATCTAAATCTAAAAGTAAATGCAAGAAATAAAGCTAAAGTAGGTCTTGGTGGTAATTTATCTTCAAGAAGTATCAGTTCGATTTATGCGGGTCTAGATTATAGTTATTTAAACCGGGCACTTTATAATTTTAAAGTGAATACCTATGCTGGTAGATTTTATACTTCTGTAAGAGGCCTGTTTAGAGCTTATTATCCTTCGGTAACTCCGATTTATTTAGAAGGTATTTTTAACTTGAACAGATGGGAATATGTAAATGCAGAAGAGCTAATTCTAAAAAGTAACGAAAGTGCATTTATACAGCGAATAGACCGATATATGGGTGGAAATGTTGGTTTTACTATCAAGCGTAATTCTAATTTTATTTTAGGCGCAGCTTATATAAGAGATACTGATAATTATTTTAATACTGAAAACTTTAGTAATTCAGATAATTTGGATGTTACTCGAATTAGAGGTGCATTGTTTAATGCTAAATTTCTACATAGCTCGCTAAATCGCTCAGTTTTCCCTACAAATGGTAAGTTGTCTTCTGTATCATTAAAGTATTTTGCTGGTAAAGAAATTCATGAACCAGGTACTACTTCATATTATGACGTAGACTCAGAAAGCAGCAGAAACTGGGCAGTGCTAAAAATGAAGTTACAAAGATTCTATGGTTATAAAATGAGTGTTGGCTGGTTGTTAGAAGGGCAATTTACCAATCAACCTAAACTTAAAAACTACAAATCTTCTTTAATAAATGCACCATCTTTTGAACCACTAATTGATAGTAAAACTCTTTTTCTTCAAAACTACAGGGCTTATAATTATATAGCAGGTGGTTTGGTGTTTAATATTCCTCTAATAAAAAATACCAACCTTAGGCTCGAAGGTTACGGTTTTCAAGCGGCTAGAGCCTTAGAAGAAGGTGAGAATCAACAATTGGTTTTTAGCGATGGTATTCCCAAACCAAGGTTTATGGGTGCTGGCAGTTTGGTATTTAATAGTTTAATTGGGCCAGTAAGTGCCAGTTTAATATACTATGATGATCCAAATTATAAATTCGGTTTCTTATTTAATGTTGGCTACATTTTGTTCAACCCAAAACCTTTCGATTAAGCGAAATCTTTTCTTTAAGAAGTATATAATCTAGGACTTACGCATTTAAGTTAAAATGATAATAGGATTAGCAAGAATCTGTTTAAGATAGTTGCTGAACGGAAGTACTTTGATTTGATAGAGTGTTGTTTTCAACTGTTTTGCAAGGAGTTTCAGCCCTATCCAAGCCTGGTAGCAGCAAGCTAGATGGTTCCTCTGGGAGATTGCCTTTCGGCATTGGCACTTCTCAGAGCCTGTAAGCTGTTTGTATTCCCTGTGGAACTGCTCAATCTGCCATCTGATCTGGGATTCGTTTTCGGCCTCAAATACATTCATCCTGTCCGATAGATCATTTGTGATCACCCATTCAATGTCCCCGTTTAGGGAGACTATCTTGAATAATTTGACGGGGTAAGGGTATTTTTTGAGTTTGACCTGTACGCCTTCCAGCAGTTGCCTACCGGAAAGCTCGACTGTGCCCACAGCCTGCATCCCTGTGTCTCTGGATAGGCTGACTTGGCGGTTGCTCTTCAGGGTAGTGAAGAATGTCCAGCCGCTTCTGTGCACAAGCTTAAGGTTGTCCATGGAAGCATACCAGCTGTCAAAAAGTATCTTTTTGGCTTTCAGGTCTTTACGCATGGTCATTCGGGTGAACATCTCCTGGAAATGGTCATTCTTGGTCTTCTTATCCGTTTCTGGGTGGTAGATTCGGTAATCGATAGGATAGTAATCCCCATCAATGCCATTGCTGTGTACCATGTTTACCAGATTGATCCCATTGACTAGGCCATGCTCATTGCCTGAGTACTGCCTTTTGGCCAATTCTATATACCGGGAATACCTCTTTGCCTGAACACTGTCATCGACAAGGATAAATGAGTCTGCGCTATCTTGGAGATGGCCCTTGACAATATCCCACAGGTCGGAAGAGGTAAATTTAGAATGGGCTAGAAAACGTGTGACTTGGTCATGACTGACATCCATAGAATGGGCTGCCATGTGGGTACAGGTATAATTCCTGTGAGTATGGAGAAGATATGATATGTACAGAGATTTATCCATATAAATTAGTATTAAAAAAAACAATCTCTCAAATTTTGAGCATTTTTGCTAGAGAAATTTAATATTGCGTAAGTCCTATAATCTATTTACTCAGATTTCCTTTTTTTGAGAAATGAAAAGTACCATACTGATTACTGCCAGAAAACAGAAGCCATTTCCTCCATTTGGGCTGCAAACTTTTTTCTTTGAAGAAATAATGTCGTTTGCAAATGAACTTGGTTTGCAAATTTACTTTGCAGATCCACTTGAGCAGAGCTATTCAGATGTATTGATGGGCTATGAGTTTGTAGATAATAGTTGGGTAGATATAGAATTTCAGTTACCGAAATTTATTTATGATCGCTTTAGCACCCCTGATGAAGAATTGTACAAGAAAGCTGAACAATACAGAAACTATTGTTTGGAACAAGGCTGCCAATTTGCAAATCCACGTCCTTTAGTTCATTTGCTTAGAAATAAGTTTGCCTTTCATCAATTCTTAGAAAAAAAGCAATTAGTTGATATACCCAGCATGTCAAGTGAAGCACTTGATAAAGATCTAGTTAGTCAATGGTTAGATAATTTTGGAGGTATTTACATAAAACCTTGTGAAGCTTCTAACGGAAGAGGTATTGTTGTTTTAAAAAAGGAAAAAGATCAGTTTATTTTTTTTGATGAAGGCAAAAAAGAATTTTCAAACTCTAGTGACTTTTTTGAAAAGTTTAAGTCTCATTGCAAACCTAACTATGTAATTCAGCCTGAGATAAAGTCATTTCAACAAGCAAATAGTGCATTTGACCTAAGATGTATAGTACAAAATGATGGTTTAGGTGTTTATAATATAACAGGCTTAGGTATAAGGGTTGGAAATGAAGAAAGTCTGGTTTCTAATTTAAAAGCAGGAGGTTTTGGTTTGGCTTACGAGGAGATAGAAATATTGTTAAATAAGCCAATAGACAAAATAACACTGCAACAGGCAATTGAGAAAAAATGTCTGAAAATTACAGAAGCATTGCAAGAGGAGTTTGGGTGTATATGTGAAATTGCTTTTGACATTCTTCTCAATGAAAAATTAGAACCAGTTATTTTAGAAGCCAATGCAAATCCTGGGCGGTGGTTGTTCACAAAAATTGCTGATAGATATGAGGTGCAGAACCCGGCATTAAGTAAGAAATACAGGCAGATGAGAAAGACTTGTGTAGAGTGGCCAATTAAGTATTCTTACAATATGAATAATTAAAGAAATGGTACAAGGAAGAAATTTGGTAAATATTTAAAAAAGTTTCAAACCAATCCAACCTTTTATTTATTTGATGCGTCTTCGTTATACGAATTAATTGAAAAAATTTCACTTAATGTAAAAAAAAGTTAAAAAAATGGAAACGGGCAACCTGATCATTACTTTTAGCATATATATAAGTGAGGTTACCAAAACAGAAAAATAATATAAAACCAATAAAAATAGATTGATCAATAAAAAAGCCTTGTTGGTCAGAAGTAGATTTTACAATTCAACACATTAAAATATTTTTACACTTTAAAATAAGCTTAATTATGAAAAAAATTATTACAAGAAATATCAGTAGAAAATTCAAATTGCAGTATGCAGTTACTGCTTTAATCCTGATACAAGCATTCTACCTTAAAGCAGAGGTTAAACCTGCAGATGATGTAAAAAATGATCGACTACCTGTAAAGGAAGTTAAAGCATCTTTCGATGACTTTGATTTTAATATCTATCCTAATCCTTACAAAGAAGGAGCAATCAATTTAGAGATCACAAACAGTGTAGAAGCAGCACTAGAAATTAAACTATATAATACAATTGGTAAAATTGTACTTACAAAAGATATTCAATCTGGTTCAGATTTTTCCCATTTTAAGATTGATCCAGAACAGAAACTTGCTCCAGGATTGTACTTCCTGTCAGTATCTATGCAGGGAGAGAATTTTTCTAAAACGAAGAAATTGATAGTGAGTGAGTAATTTTAAAACCATTTCATAATTAAGCAAAATGCCAGCCTTTTGGGCTGGCATTTTTATTTTTTAAGCATTCATAATTTCTTCAATTTCTTCCACTTCTCGCGGAATATTCTTCATTAAGTCTACATTGCCATCTTTGGTAATTAAAATATTGTTTTCAATTCTAATACCTATATTCTCTTCTCTAATATATATTCCCGGTTCGCAAGTAAGCACCATTCCAGCTTCAAACTTTCTTTTAGTACTTCCATAGTCATGCACATCTAAACCAAGGTGGTGAGAAACACCATGCATAAAATATTTTCGGTAGAGGGGTTGATCAGGGTTTTGATCTTTTACCTTTTGGGCATCGAGCAAGTCAAGGTCAATCAATTCTTTTTCTATTACTAAACTAATTTCTTTTTGGTAGTCTTTTAAATAATTACCCGGCACAAGCATTTCAATAGCTTTTTTTTGCACTCGTAAAACTGCATTGTAAACATCTTTTTGTCTTTGGCTAAATTTACCATTTACCGGAATTGTTCTAGTAAGGTCAGCCGCATAGTTGGCATATTCACATCCAAAATCCATTAAGAGTAAGTCTCCATCTTGGCATTGCTTGTCATTTGTAATGTAATGTAAAATACAAGAACTGGCACCCGATGCAATAATAGAATCATAAGCGGGTCTTCTAGATCGGTTGCGTATAAACTCGTGTATAATTTCAGCTTCAACCTCAAACTCCCAAACTCCCGGCTTCACAAATCCTAAAACTCTTCTAAAGGCTTTTTCTGTAATATCACAAGCTGTTTGAATGGCATCAACTTCGTACTCAGATTTAATGGCTCGCAAATATTGCATGAGCGGAGCCACTCTTTTGTAGTTATGTAGTGGAAACCTTTCTTTACATTGTTTTAAAAATCGGTTATCTCTAGATTCTACTTCGGGAATGGTTCTGGCGTGTTCGTTGGTATTGAGGTAAATATTTTGGGCTTCAAAGGCTAACATTGGAAAAATATTATCAAATTCACTTAGCCAGTAAACTGATTTAATCCCAGAAATTTCTTGTGCTTCATCTTTCGTGTGTTTATGTCCCTCCCAAATGGCAATGAGTTCACTGGTTTCTTTGATAAAAAGAATTTCTCTGTGTTTTTCTTCTAGACAGTCAGGAAAAAGAAGGAGAATTGTTTCTTCCTGATCGATTCCACTTAAGTAAAAAAGGTCTGTTTGTTGGATAAAAGGTCGCACCCCATCTGCACTTGTTGGTGTAATATCGTTAGAATGAAATACTACTAGCGACTCAGGATTTAACAGTTTAGACAGGTTTTTTCTGTTTTTAACAAATAACTTGGATTGGAGTGGAGCATATTTCATATTATATATTGTTAATTTATACTAAAAATTATGTGGCTGAAATTAAATAATTAGCAACTTTTCGAAAAAATTCTATAGATTTTTAATTGGATATTAATCTTTAAAAGGAAAAGTTATATATCTCATTTTGTAGATCGCCATCGTTCATTGTATCGAACACTAACCACATTGCAAATGAAAAGATTTTTTTTAATACTGGTGTTAAACCTTTTTGCCCTCCAGGTTTTTTGCCAGATGCCTAAGTATTGGATTGTTCTTAAAGACAAGGAAACTAAAAACTACGACTATAAAAAGCATTTAAGCCAGCGTGCTATAGAGAAAAGGCAGTTAATGAAGATTGATCTTGTTCAATATTCTGACATCCCACTAACTGAAGACTATCTAAATAAAATGGCTGAAAAAGGTGTAGAAGCTGTTAATCAGTCGAAGTGGTTAAATGCGATTTCTGCAGAAATTACTGATGAGCAGAAAAACTGGCTTTTAAAGCAAGATTTTGTTAAAGAAGTAATTCCTATTCAAAGAAGAGTAACCGCATTGGCTAACTATAATGGCTACGTAGAAGATGATGAGAGACCTGAAAATGCGAGTTATAGTACAGCCATTTCTCAGATGGAAGCTCAGCTAATGAAAAAAGAAGGTTTAACAGGTGAAGGTATTGTAATTGGTGTAATTGATGCCGGTTACTATGGTTTAACCAAAAATAGAAACCTTAAGCACCTTTTAAAAGATGAAAGAATATTAGGTACTAGAGACTTTGTTGACCCAAGTAGGGAAGATTTGTTTAACAATATGGTGACTTATTCTGATGATCATGGGAATACTGTAGTTGAACATATCGCTGGTATTAGATCAAAAGGCCCACAATATGGTTTTGCGATAGATGCTTCTTTTTATTTAACAAGGTCTGAAAAAGGTGATACCGAGACCAGAGCCGAAGAAGATTATTGGATAAGCGCCATGGAGTGGTTAGATAGTCTAGGAGTTAGAATTATTAATACCTCTTTAGGTTATGCAATTGGGTTTGATGATCCAAAGCAAAACTATAAGTTAAAAGAAATGGATGGCAATACAGCAGTGATTACTAAAGCAGCGCAAATTGCTACAGAAGAAAAAGGTTTGTTACTAGTAGTTTCTGCTGGAAATGAAGGAAATGATTCAAACTGGCAAATAGTTTCTGCTCCGGCAGATGCTAAGGGAGTTTTGTCTGTTGGCGCGGTAGGGCCAACTGGTTTAAAAGCTGGCTATTCCAGTATTGGGCCTGATTTTCTGCCTTACCTAAAACCTAATGTTTCTTGCTTCTCACTAATGGGAACGTCGTTTTCTGCTCCGGTAATTACTGGTTTTGCAGCTTGTTTATTGCAAAGCAAACCTGAAGCAACCGGAGAAGAGATTAAAGAGATTATCGAAATGTCTGGTAGTTTATACCCGAATGGGAATAACTTCTTGGGCTATGGTGTACCGAAAGCTTCTAAAGCACTAAAAATTTTAGAAGGCAAAAAACTAGAAGCAGCTATTAATAAAAGAATGGCAACTGGTAAAGATGAATATACTGTAAAAGCCTCTGAAAAAGATGTTGAGGAAGCAATCGTATTCCATAAACAGAAACAACACTATGTAACACAACAAGAATTAGTAAAAGGCACTAAAGGTAAATTTAAAGTAGTAAAACCTGCCGGAGTTACCGAAAGTACTTTTGTATGTGGTGATGAAGTTCTTGAAATTATCTGGTAGTTTAAAATAAAATAGTAACAAAAAAGGGCTTTGAGTTAACTCAAAGCCCTTTTTTGTTACTCTGGAAATAACGATTGATCGATGTTAGGTATAATGTTTAAAGCATTTTTGTAGTAAAGCTTTTTTAATACTTCATCAGATAAATCTAGCCCGTACATATACCAAAAAGCATGATACTTTTTGTAGTAAGGGAAATATTCATCATCAGTTTCTAATACCCTAAAGTAAGTTGGATACTCTTCTGAATGCCAAGCGTCTTTGCCGAATAATACTTTATCTTGATACTTCTCAAAAAACTTTTTAGCATTTCTAGGCTGTCTGCCAAGCTCAGCGATTACTGCACCAATACCTGCATACATATTAGGGTATTTATCCATTATTTCTCCTAGTTTTCCAAGGTCATTTGCAAACCAGCCCATGTGTGCATTTATAAAAGTAGTATTGGGATGTTTCTCAAATATATGGTGTTGCTCTACTATAATTTGTTCCCATGGAACAGGATCTGTAGCACTCCTTTGTCTGCCAGGGTGGGTTTTAAGTTCTAACCAGCGTTCGTTGTTTTCATCCATCGAGTCCCAGAAAGATTTCGGATCAGCAGAGTGAATTAGTACTGGAATGCCTAATTCGCCACATTTTGCCCAAATCGGATCTAGTCTTTCATCATCAACAGCAACTCTGTTACCATCAATGTCTTTTACATTAAAGCCTAGACTTTTATAAATTTTTAAGCCTTTTGCGCCAGCTTCTACATCAGCTTCAAGTAGTTTCACCGCTTCTTCTGTCCAACCATCATTACCAATTCCTATAAAAGAGACATTGGTAAATACTACAAATCGATTAGGGTAAGAATCTGTTACTTTCTTTACAGAGTTTACAAGATAGTCATGTCCGTTTACATCAAATTGGTCGCCAACTCTACGGAAGCCTCTTCCACTCAGGTTTACCATTACAGCCATGTTTAAAGAGTCCATGGCAGCGACAACCTCAGATAAATCTTGGTTTGGCATTTGGTATTGATGACTATGTACATCTATAAAAGGGAATTTTGCACTAGTAACGGTATGCTCTGGAACAACCAAAGTAGAAGGAGGATTATACTTTTCAAAATCCATTATAAGTGCTTCTTCTTTCGGTTCTTCGGTTATATCTTCAGTAGTTTTTGGAGTGCAAGCAAAATTAGAGATAGCCAAGATGGCTAATAAGCAGTAAAAAAATCTTTTCATTTAATAAAGTTTCAGTGTACGAAGATTTACAAATCTATTATTTCTGATTAATAATAAGTGAGTATTGTGCTTATCGGGAAAGTGGAAATATAGATGGTTAATAGGTACTATAGCTGATTTTTTCTGTAACAAAGAATAGCGTGTAGATTGTTCATGAACCGTAGCTTTATATCAGAAAAATAACATTGTTTCTAGTGAATTTAGGCCATATTGAAAGGAAAATATAAAATTGTTTGATTTGAAATACCTTTCCACTTCTTTTGCTTATATTTCCTTTTTGAACTGAACGCATACCATGATTCCGATAAGTCTTACCATTGAAGGACTTTACTCATACCGTAAAAAACAACAGATAGATTTTGAAACACTCACCTCTAATCAGCTATTTGGTATTTTCGGGGCTGTAGGTAGTGGCAAATCCTCCATTTTAGAAGCCATTATTTTTGCTGTTTATGGCGAATCTGACAGACTAAATAAATCGGGAGATAATCGATATTATAACATGATGAATCTTCAGTCTGATAAAATGCTGATCGATTTTTCGTGCTTTGCTGGTAACAGAGGAGAAGAGCGGTTTCGATTCATTTTTGAAGCCAAGCGGCATCCTAAAAAGTTTGAAGAGGTAAAAACATCTGGAAGAAGGGTTCTTAAAGAAATCAATGGTGAGTGGCAGGCGCTAGAGAATTACGATATTACTGAGATAATCGGTATGAATGCCAAAAATTTCAGGCAAACTGTAATTATTCCTCAGGGTAAATTTAGAGAGTTTATCGAGATGGGAGGGAAAGATCGTACTGCCATGCTACAGGAATTATTTCAGTTGGATAAGTTTGATTTAAGTGATCGTACCCGACAATTAATCTCTCAAAATAAAGATGAAATCTTAACACTCGAAACTAGACTTGAAAGTTTGCAAGCATTTACTACTGAGAAACTAAAGGAAAATGAAGAGTTAACAGTATTTCTCGTAGAGGATATAGAAAAAAGAAAACGCTTATTTGAAAAAAGGAAAAAAGAACATGCTGATCAATTGGCTTTGAAAGAGCTTTTTGAAGAAAAAACAAAGCTTGAAAATTGGTTAGCAGAGCAAGAAGATAGAAAAAAAGATGCTGATTATAGAGAAGCATATTTGGAGCGATACGATTTGGCAGACAGACTTTTTAGAGAAAAATTACTTCAAGAAGGAAAAGCCATTAAAGATATCGATATAAAAGACACGCAAATTCAGTCTTCAGCAGGAAAAGTACATCGTTTAGAGACTGCTTGTGAACAAGCGAGTGAGCATTATGACAGGCAAAAGAAAGAATATGGCAAGCGTGATAAAAGAAAAGACCAACTCAATGATATTGAAACCATCATTTCAATAAAGTCTACAGAACATGATTTGCAAAATCTGACTAAAGCATTCGATCTGAAGAAGAGAGAAACAGAGGGATTAGGAACGGCTTTAAAAGAATCAGATGAGAAGGAAAAAAATATTACTGAAGCGCTTCAAGAAACTAAAAGTAAGTTAGAAGATATCAATTTGCTGAAAGATGCAGAGAGTTTACTAGCTCGAAAATCAGAGCTTGACAAGCAGCAAAGCAACCTGAAAGCATCTTTAAATACACTACAAACTCAAAGCGAAGAGCTAATAAGGCAAAAGAAAGAGCAGTTGCAAAAACTGAATATCGAAGAAAATACCTTTGAGAAAGCAGAGAATATCAAAACCTTATTAGAAGAACAAGAAGCCGAAATTGCTGCAGAACTGATTGCCTTAGAAGCTAGAAAAAAGTATTTGGCAGATCTAAAAAATTTGGAAGAAGGCAAGCCATGTCCACTTTGTGGCGCTACACATCATCCTGCAAAACACGAAAAAGATATTTCTAACGACTCAGAAAAAGAACTAGAGCAAGAATTATCTACTATTAAAGAAAAGCAAAATACGCTTCAGTCTGCAAAAGATAAATTGGTGAGTATTGCTGCTGAAGTTAAAACAAACAACTCTCTCAAATCAGAAAAAGAGAAATCTTTAGAAGAAGCTGCTAGTACTTTGCAGCAGATAGAAGCAAATATTGAAGTCAAAAATATTTCTTTCGAAAGTATTGAAGAAGTACAAAAAGCATTGGCAGTACACCAAAAACTGAGCGAAGAAATAAAAAGGTTAGATACTGTTCTTGATAAAGAAAGAAGCAATATAAAGCAATTGCAAATAAAAAGAGATGAG
It includes:
- a CDS encoding AAA family ATPase, which produces MIPISLTIEGLYSYRKKQQIDFETLTSNQLFGIFGAVGSGKSSILEAIIFAVYGESDRLNKSGDNRYYNMMNLQSDKMLIDFSCFAGNRGEERFRFIFEAKRHPKKFEEVKTSGRRVLKEINGEWQALENYDITEIIGMNAKNFRQTVIIPQGKFREFIEMGGKDRTAMLQELFQLDKFDLSDRTRQLISQNKDEILTLETRLESLQAFTTEKLKENEELTVFLVEDIEKRKRLFEKRKKEHADQLALKELFEEKTKLENWLAEQEDRKKDADYREAYLERYDLADRLFREKLLQEGKAIKDIDIKDTQIQSSAGKVHRLETACEQASEHYDRQKKEYGKRDKRKDQLNDIETIISIKSTEHDLQNLTKAFDLKKRETEGLGTALKESDEKEKNITEALQETKSKLEDINLLKDAESLLARKSELDKQQSNLKASLNTLQTQSEELIRQKKEQLQKLNIEENTFEKAENIKTLLEEQEAEIAAELIALEARKKYLADLKNLEEGKPCPLCGATHHPAKHEKDISNDSEKELEQELSTIKEKQNTLQSAKDKLVSIAAEVKTNNSLKSEKEKSLEEAASTLQQIEANIEVKNISFESIEEVQKALAVHQKLSEEIKRLDTVLDKERSNIKQLQIKRDEAKLHFQKLETEKVTAEKSIEKDLKSLKELTYEGKFKDLSIEELEARRENGIQYLESLESNYREAEEQLKAIELERKGAESTLASEQKFLSELRKNLDEIRVIIYSEIDNSPHFNDLQEVKGLLRENIDLQTEKKNIESFRKAVQEAEIKLADLQSKITDKPFDTATFKELEEALVILEAEILQKQNQLAVLKDEAGKIKENIELRKKQEADLHKAQLRGDNLKVLASLFKARGFVEFVSSIYLKNLVEVANNRFMLLTKNNLSLELNDSNDFIVRDYLNNGKTRLLKTLSGGQTFQAALCLALALAEHVKSLNTSDRSFFFLDEGFGTLDKSSLQVVFETLRSLQKENRIVGVISHVEELQQEIDVSLMVKNDRDEGSLVSYSWEN
- a CDS encoding amidohydrolase family protein, with protein sequence MDFEKYNPPSTLVVPEHTVTSAKFPFIDVHSHQYQMPNQDLSEVVAAMDSLNMAVMVNLSGRGFRRVGDQFDVNGHDYLVNSVKKVTDSYPNRFVVFTNVSFIGIGNDGWTEEAVKLLEADVEAGAKGLKIYKSLGFNVKDIDGNRVAVDDERLDPIWAKCGELGIPVLIHSADPKSFWDSMDENNERWLELKTHPGRQRSATDPVPWEQIIVEQHHIFEKHPNTTFINAHMGWFANDLGKLGEIMDKYPNMYAGIGAVIAELGRQPRNAKKFFEKYQDKVLFGKDAWHSEEYPTYFRVLETDDEYFPYYKKYHAFWYMYGLDLSDEVLKKLYYKNALNIIPNIDQSLFPE